A segment of the Populus alba chromosome 9, ASM523922v2, whole genome shotgun sequence genome:
agaaaacacatatttctaagaaaaaagttTGCATTCTTCATTAGTCGGtacatttttagaaaaattagcaacaaattctttttttttcttagcatgTATCGTATGATTTTTCTCTGAAATATATTCAGAGGAACTTAAGTCTCACGGAATATAGCTCGTCCATTTAGAGTAAAAATTCATAAGAATTTTATACCATCGCAAGGTCCCTGGACTATTTAATGGTCGGTCACCAAAGTCTTGTAATTATAACTCAATGGCAAGAACACctctttaaaaagaaagaaattggctACAGTTGGAGccgatgaaaaaaagaaaaaagaaaaaaattatataaatggaatttcattaaaagaaaCGAGAGTATTTTAGAATTCTAAAACagttttataattctttttggaaaggaacaaatattaaaaaaataacataatttgaacacaaaaaatataacaggTATTGAAAATAGCAGTTAAACGTAATTGTTATTGAAGATAACAATTATTCTAAAACTGTgtctataaaaaatcaattcaaaatttgataaaCATCCAATGGCCTAGAAATGAGATTTAAGATTTAatagtcaataaaaaaataaattatcagagacataccaaaattttattttttacatattaaatattattaaaaagatatcaacAACACGATTACAATAATACTTTAAAAGACTATTATAAATCATTGTAACttgttaaaagttaatttttttgtatttttttaaatgtagttaaaattattttattaagatttttctaacaatataaaaaataaagaatgtgTTTCTAATTACACTTTttatttcacatttttttcttatttctctcCCATTACATCTTATgtattttttcttagttattagatcttgaatttaattttttagctgttgaatttttttaaaaaacaagttgacttttgtttaagttttttttttttttttttcgaaacaTTCATACAACTACCATTTCAAATAGAGATTGtatacaaaaacaatattcacatttatatattaaatacttTTTCAACCTATAACATTATTATACCAAAACTTTTACCAAACtattctatttttcaaaaaaaatccgaAGAGAGGCTAATTATATGCTACCGCCCTGCCCTTgtgatgaaaaaataagttattttcataaaatgaaTCTAATGATTAAAGGGTTGATatgttaaataaattcaataggCCCCAATCACTATCACGCTAAGGAAACAAAAGGAGGTAAAGGATCCCATCGTGCACCTAAGATCTCATCAAATAATTGAAATGGGAAAAGTGAACTGGTATTCTAAACAATGCAAGCATACAGGTATCCATCATAAACGAAAATCAGAATTTTAGGGAATCAATAGCTGATGATGATATTTACAAATGGAGGAATCATAAGTTTTTAGCCTGCTTCAGCAGCAGGCATTGAAGGTATTtacaaatgaagaaaaacaagatgACAAGTTTCTTTGTGGAATAAAGAGGGCCAATCATGCACTTGTGAGTTCGGGCAAAGAGAAGCATTTCCTCCTTGAAGACAGAAATCTCCACTCCTGTAGACCCTTGACAACATCGAAATATCTCAAACAATGCCAAGTCTCCTACCAGCTAGCCTCTTACCACCAAGCTGGTGAGACTGAGCAATTCTAGCAGGCGCTCGAGTCAATGCCTTGACACCAAATGGATTGTTCTTGCTCTGTCGCATGTCAGCAAAcaaggttaaaatttcagaagctGCCCtcacaaacttattaaaattGCACTTCAAATAGCAGATGACAATACTTACCATTCGGCAGGTTCCAGCTTCAAGGTCACAGACAGGATACTCGTGAGGACAGCAGCTGTCATGGTCATCGCAGCAGGTTGCGGACTCCAGAGGGCAGCAACCCCATCCAAAGCAATAGTCACCATACTGATATATGCAGCAGCATGTGCTTCCAGCAGGGCATGAGTAGTAATCATCACACTCTGAGGAAGGTGGAGGAGAAGGTTTCACTGGAGATGGAGGGGAAGGACCAGGATTTGGGGGGTTTGCACCCTTCTTGGTGGGATACGAAGCTTCCATTGCTATTCCACACTTGCCAGTTTCCGTGCTGGCAACATTACGCTCCATCCTGATGTACCCATTCTCTCCCCATGCAGGACCCCATGAATTCCTGACGACCCAGTAATCCATGCCATTTTCTGTACCATACCCAACAGCAACCACACCATGGTCTAGCTGTGTTCCACATGAACCAGTAAAAACACcctgaacaaagaaaaaagaaacatgaaacCATGTAATCAATCAATTTGCACAAAGACTacttaaaattcattttgtgtGAGGTGGTACCATTCAGAAATTCAAATGTCACTTTAGTAACTAGGCTATAAAGGTTAATGAGTTCAAGTTTTTCGGCCTATTATGCATTAGAAACAAATTGCCATACACACAATTCTTATGGTGAAACCTTGACGCTGAGCATAAAATTAGGTAGTAAGATAGGATGCTTACAGACTGGTAGAGTTGGAAAGCCCTTCCACCAGCTTCAATGGCAACACTGACAGGTTGATTTGCCACAGCCTTTCTCAGTGACTTCTCGTCATTTTGGGGAACGTCTTCGTATCCATCAATTGTAACAACTCTAGCATTTTTCTACAGCATACATAATGATCAAATGCATTAAGGATGTGCAGTAAACCAATCTGACCAgagaacaaaattaattttctaaaataggAAACTTGAGAAGGAAATCGATCCATCACATACCCTGTTTGGATCACACATGCTATCAATAGCCTTGTAGGGGTAATCTTCTTCGGTATCAATACCACCATTcttcataataaattcaaaggcaTAGTCCATGAGACCTCCATTGCATCCTTGGTTATATGCTTTATCGCAATCCACCAACTCCTGTTCTGACAGAGATGTCAGGTTACCAGTCACAATCTGGTTTATCCCCTCCACAGCACCAACAGTTGAGAATGCCCAGCAACTcccttcaatatatatatataaaaacttaacattaaaaaatagctAGAGCCACTGTAATGCCTTCAAAAACTTTGTAGCTACAAAAACAATATACCAAACAGTTTAACCTGTATAGGACATAAAAAATCCCGTATAAACGAAATTTAGCTACCAAAGACCAGAATTGGATTATGCGATTCTTGTCTGATCTTATTTTAAAACCTAAGAATCACATCAAAAACTTCAAATCATATTAACCAAATCCCTTTTAATCTGACGAGAGAACAAATACCCCACAAAACATCTATTCTAAGATATAACAAACAGACACATAACAATATCAAATGATAACGGTAGTTATCACGGTCAAACGAGGAAAATCCCAACTAAGAACATCCTTAGAGAAAAACATGCCCCTGGTCCCACGCTCACTATCAAATCTAAGCCCCcgaaataaaacaaacacaaaaaacaaaaataaggtTAAAATCCAAGGAGAATCTGGGAGGGAAATATTTCCCAGGAAGAAAAAAGGGCGTTAATCTCGATTTGCTGTCCAAcaactgattaaaaaaaaggtaaagaagaaacaaaaacatacCACACTGGCCTTGATCTTTAACAGGGGCAACAGCTCCTTTTTCTCTCCAATCAACACTCTCCGGCAAATCATCACCGTCCTTAAACAAATACCTCGCACTCTTTGGCCCACCCAACAACCTTCTCTTTCCATCCATCCTCGTGCCCAAATAAGCCGCCCGGTACTCCTCATTACTCAAATCCGCAAACTTGTTTAACCCAAGTTTATAACTTGGGTTCCCAACCGAGTTATGTTGGTCAACGAATTTAAGATTATCCttgaaaatttcaaatcttctttctttttcacccAAAGCATTATATGCTTTCCCGTATTTGACTAGCCACATCTCGTAGAGTCTTATTGTCTCCGCCTCTGTTCTTTCTGGGACCTGGCCATGCTTTAAGTTGTAATCAATTATGGACATGTCTATGGCTAGACAAacagaaaggaaataaaacGTAGCCAAGAAGGCAAACGATCGATAAAGAGAAGCCATTGTTTTGTGGGTTCTTGGCGTTTGTGTTTGTATCTGTGTTTTGTGGTGAGTCTCCAGGGACGGGGGTATTTATAGGTAGGGAAGGAAATTGAAGGGGACGGGAAAGTGGCGTTGGTACAGGAGACGGATTGAAGGAAGGTGCGTTGTAGTAGGAGCGTATGTATCTTATCCCGCAAGTTCGTGGGTCTTAGGTGGGTCCTCCTTATATTTGGAGTGTGTGTGGTGTCCACtgctccttttatttttgtttactataattaggattttttttctagactGTATTTATACCCTTATAAGTCCCTGTTCGTTTTACTTTGGTCCTTATACTTCTTATTATCTcaatattgattatttaaaaaatttcaatcacATCTGCCATCAAAAATTGGTAGCTTTGGTTTGACAGTAATTTTCTGATGGGGCAAAGAAAAATATGCATCGTAAATGTTATTAGCTTatgaattatgtttttcaatcacacacaagtaaaattatatttatatatttattcaatgaTGAGAGGgtgtttacttatttatttatttgatgatcGGAGTTCACATgagagttttaattttatttttttataaaaatattcatcatcAAAAGGATAATTTATAGGGATGAAACTGAATATTATTGAACTTATAGAGCAATATTGTTGTCctgaaagaagaataaaaaaacaccttcGAGAGATTAAAATAAGAGTTTTGATCTTTTATCTATCTTGTACATGCGGGGCATGTGAGTGGTGCTAAGAAGTAGCAATCAATAACAAGTTAGACTGAGCCACGTGTTTTATACGGGATCAATTGTGTTATGTTGGGGAAGAGTGTCGGGTTTTCCTTCTAGAGTGGGTTTTTGTTCTCGAGAATGATTAGGAAAATAGATTTTCAGTCATCCATCGAAGCATTGGAATTAAGCAAGAAAGTATATTAAAGAGattgttatcaaataatttaaagtaatcttatttaaaattatattaaaataatttttttaataccaaatcatcaaaaaatttaatttaataatattttatatttttaaaatgaagatCCAATGTTTCTTACCTGGGAAGTAAAAATATCCTGTCAGAGGTCAGTTTCATTTTTCTACGCATTAAAATATGCTTTCCGATTTTATAAAcagtagattttttttctcgggTGCCAGAAAGCAACAGACAAAGGGGAAATCGAAAAAGGAGTCCCGAGGAAGAGGGAAAAAATGAAGTAGATAGAACGATTAAGTTGCAGGATAAGCATGACTTCTTCGATGAGGGGAGGGGATTAATTACAATTACGTGGATTGGTCGAATACTAGCTATTTAACCTGTGATGTAATGggattcccttttcttttctttttttcttctgtgcaaaatattaaatacaatgATGCTTTCAAGAATCAAATAGCAAGGTGTTTGGTACCTACAAGGTTTAAATCTTGGATAAACGAGacaaattatttctaatatgCACATTAAATATAGATAAACTTTTCTTATACATAATTAATAAACGATAAGTATTTTACGGGATAAAAAAATCCGAGTATTTTTTAGCTTAATTTTAGGTgataaatatcataataaaaacaaactaataaaaGACAAATCAATTCATGCATCTTG
Coding sequences within it:
- the LOC118059187 gene encoding cysteine proteinase mucunain, with translation MASLYRSFAFLATFYFLSVCLAIDMSIIDYNLKHGQVPERTEAETIRLYEMWLVKYGKAYNALGEKERRFEIFKDNLKFVDQHNSVGNPSYKLGLNKFADLSNEEYRAAYLGTRMDGKRRLLGGPKSARYLFKDGDDLPESVDWREKGAVAPVKDQGQCGSCWAFSTVGAVEGINQIVTGNLTSLSEQELVDCDKAYNQGCNGGLMDYAFEFIMKNGGIDTEEDYPYKAIDSMCDPNRKNARVVTIDGYEDVPQNDEKSLRKAVANQPVSVAIEAGGRAFQLYQSGVFTGSCGTQLDHGVVAVGYGTENGMDYWVVRNSWGPAWGENGYIRMERNVASTETGKCGIAMEASYPTKKGANPPNPGPSPPSPVKPSPPPSSECDDYYSCPAGSTCCCIYQYGDYCFGWGCCPLESATCCDDHDSCCPHEYPVCDLEAGTCRMSKNNPFGVKALTRAPARIAQSHQLGGKRLAGRRLGIV